A single Argentina anserina chromosome 7, drPotAnse1.1, whole genome shotgun sequence DNA region contains:
- the LOC126803179 gene encoding PRA1 family protein F2-like yields the protein MANHGPVQRPSTTISTSPPLPTAHPHELKDSTPRMKIEFTLLFPFNIPKSPASRIFRNLSYYRLYYILFIWIILFITLVPQRKLSLIFLIAMTALTCSLLAVMRLVPADSVVLQYKIIDRRLILVLLVIATMVELIVTEAAKHLFLTLACVTPVILVHAGFRVRDDVCVEEEASAAGELVPFVRHSEPKESDSV from the coding sequence ATGGCTAACCATGGCCCCGTGCAAAGGCCATCCACCACCATCTCAACATCCCCACCTCTCCCAACAGCACATCCTCACGAACTAAAAGACTCAACACCAAGAATGAAAATCGAATTCACCCTCTTATTTCCCTTCAACATCCCCAAGTCCCCAGCCTCCCGAATCTTCAGAAACTTGAGTTACTACAGATTGTACTACATACTTTTCATATGGATCATACTCTTCATAACCCTCGTCCCGCAGCGTAAGCTCTCCTTGATCTTTCTGATAGCGATGACGGCTCTGACATGCTCGCTGCTTGCGGTGATGAGGTTAGTACCAGCTGATTCTGTTGTCCTGCAATACAAGATCATCGATAGGAGACTGATTCTGGTGTTGCTGGTAATTGCGACCATGGTTGAGCTCATAGTCACAGAAGCGGCAAAACATCTATTTCTGACTTTGGCTTGTGTGACTCCGGTAATTTTGGTGCATGCGGGTTTTAGGGTTAGAGATGATGTTTGTGTTGAAGAGGAGGCTTCTGCTGCTGGTGAACTCGTTCCATTCGTAAGACATAGTGAACCTAAGGAATCTGATTCCGTGTGA